Proteins co-encoded in one Malus sylvestris chromosome 9, drMalSylv7.2, whole genome shotgun sequence genomic window:
- the LOC126583873 gene encoding HVA22-like protein f → MGVLGAIAKNLDTIIGPGLMLLYPLYASMRAIESPSALDDQQWLTYWVIYSFITLFELSCWKVLAWIPIWPYTKLLFCIWLVLPIFNGAAYIYENVVRKYVKLGMDMTSSNYTAGQKKVLQMMSLDARKSVERFISQHGEDAFERVVKAAEKEARRY, encoded by the exons GCCAGGCCTTATGCTTCTTTATCCATT GTATGCATCAATGAGAGCAATCGAGAGCCCTTCAGCACTCGACGATCAGCAGTGGCTAACATATTGGGTTATATACTCTTTCATAACCTTATTCGAACTATCCTGCTGGAAAGTCCTAGCTTG GATTCCAATATGGCCGTATACGAAGCTGTTATTTTGCATTTGGTTGGTGTTGCCAATTTTCAATGGGGCAGCCTATATTTATGAGAACGTTGTGAGGAAGTATGTgaagcttggaatggatatgaCGAGCTCAAACTATACAGCGGGTCAGAAGAAGGTCCTGCAAATGATGAGCCTCGACGCAAGGAAGTCCGTCGAACGCTTCATCAGTCAACATGGAGAAGATGCTTTCGAAAGAGTCGTCAAAGCG GCTGAAAAAGAAGCTAGGAGGTACTGA
- the LOC126583872 gene encoding uncharacterized protein LOC126583872, producing the protein MAVAFGGFSIREYAAKMRTVDVLKCYPFAVADNHDDEDTKKKKEAEAAALLPPMTVTKFNWWSHELHRSKRSNKNKEVLTLVNKESSDIPRNDIEFTAVEQRLDEVVAADGDGAAESEETLKSSDDDLSSLVCPVCKDFEASTVNGVNAHIDGCLASREERRRQMGKIKSKAPKKRSIAEIFAVAPQIQTHEKDLCERDDVDGDNNCKVLGESGSVLKATKKVKKRKKEKRVMLLEEENNNKKFKKKKIKMMKNDGLIANKDHSCKLKLQSSANYAKKLNKKFAPDIWDSVTARARTPNVKCLTAKKRKVVQTSKSFPKHKKPVFAVHSILKNHDICGQNSTYCSMQSDSQSNPCGIQHSERHVKFSGMDHKLSPRNNGVSSFENNSDSFASSSEKDQSSDSNKEAAPMEVHRRKNDVSIDTDIGTESCSVIGRKELPIIPDHVDIPSFLRPHMTHQEKVNQMPDKSVPSSSFAAEDNNLRMFDQGYLPPTHRPADSRFPRPIFALEESRVSTQGATVSRDFEPSGKMIDHVVHPMHGVSAMSSKENTGAFPVPSSSSFIFNEKAKGRFPFLSQSEIDKFSDCGLHSQLLCPPMDLMGGSYPFPEWKQRTVTYRERCADEDFVGLPLNSHGELIQLRKLNATPGSSNGLPTQNFTHLTSISSLPTQNFTHVTNTGDCSTACNKHFLERELPSDRLNFFPMQNCVKQNPRSHIRDLFGATYLQSTQRADIHQFDFESGSSHSFRPIVSDRNLMNVSISESGQFDQVKNQKIGGMISKENSGHTPLGVNQPTMRLMGKDVAIGKSSREIQGFEDGTLWTDKEIIAEHCPSSTALDTLSLNRNFQHNWFPCTASGKLKEPAAQSFEIHREHAPQQNLMMKASESRFPHAYRNWQSHSMFENGSLTANRSPSSNLIRFAQMPTSPAMFNGAPKFREQFLSGAESLQSLQFGSQLPILSAPPSTSGHGVLRPAELNYKQNPPHFAKSSFGFPFLNPECRDNNVESSWFQSSSMGMPPWFLHATLQVNPPNAASQSFPNVDSRHHQHIMPRANFFKEHHSSEISYPCNFMTSHSQVRENAPTQATAVMPPLARAVQGVNLQPTSGTDMDRNRIKIKDRLKTKSFSIKDPYPFKKTKRLAVKAVDSTKAANMLRLETQEKLSAAAGSSRGNILDEMQSNMRALDLDSSWKKASDLGCSQHDVQKDGFKTFGVESSKMDGVVRSTGPIKLCAGAKHIIKPTPNVDQDNSRSIHSTIPFVAVTNGFREPQPQKKTTKIYRF; encoded by the exons ATGGCAGTTGCGTTTGGTGGCTTCTCCATCCG AGAATATGCGGCGAAGATGCGAACCGTGGACGTGCTGAAATGTTATCCCTTTGCGGTTGCGGACAACCACGACGACGAAgatacgaagaagaagaaagaagcagAAGCGGCGGCGTTGCTTCCTCCGATGACCGTGACCAAGTTCAACTGGTGGTCCCACGAGCTCCACCGCTCGAAAAGatccaacaaaaacaaagaggtaCTAACTCTTGTCAACAAAGAAAGCTCAGATATCCCCAGAAACGACATCGAATTCACTGCTGTCGAACAACGACTTGACGAGGTTGTTGCTGCTGATGGTGATGGTGCGGCTGAGAGCGAGGAGACCCTGAAATCGTCTGACGACGACTTATCGTCGTTGGTTTGTCCAGTTTGTAAAGATTTTGAGGCGTCTACCGTGAACGGTGTGAACGCCCATATCGATGGCTGTCTTGCGTCGAGGGAGGAGCGGAGGAGGCAGATGGGGAAGATAAAATCGAAAGCTCCCAAGAAGAGATCTATTGCGGAAATATTCGCGGTGGCGCCGCAGATTCAAACGCATGAAAAAGATCTTTGTGAAAGAGATGACGTTGATGGAGATAATAATTGTAAGGTGTTGGGTGAGAGTGGCAGTGTTTTAAAGGCAAcaaagaaagtaaagaaaaggaagaaggaaaaaagggTTATGTTATTGGAGGAGGAGaacaacaacaagaagttcaagaagaagaagattaagatgatgaagaatgatgggTTAATTGCAAACAAG GACCATTCTTGCAAACTTAAATTGCAAAGTTCAGCCAATTATGCCAAAAAGCTGAATAAGAAGTTTGCACCGGATATTTGGGATTCTGTAACTGCTCGTGCAAGGACACCAAATGTCAAATGTTTAACTGCAAAGAAGCGAAAAGTTGTTCAAACATCCAAATCATTTCCAAAGCATAAAAAACCAGTGTTTGCCGTTCACAGCATTCTCAAGAATCATGATATTTGTGGGCAGAACTCCACTTATTGCAGCATGCAAAGTGATAGTCAATCAAATCCTTGTGGTATTCAACATTCAGAAAGGCATGTTAAATTTTCTGGGATGGATCACAAACTTAGTCCGAGGAATAATGGAGTGTCTTCCTTTGAGAATAATTCCGATTCCTTTGCTAGTTCATCTGAGAAGGACCAGTCTTCTGACAGTAATAAAGAAGCAGCCCCCATGGAGGTACACAGAAGAAAAAATGATGTTTCAATTGATACAGATATTGGAACTGAGTCTTGCAGTGTAATCGGAAGGAAGGAATTGCCTATAATTCCTGATCATGTTGATATTCCAAGTTTTCTGAGGCCACATATGACTCATCAAGAAAAAGTAAATCAAATGCCAGATAAATCTGTGCCTTCAAGTAGTTTTGCGGCTGAAGATAATAATTTGAGGATGTTCGACCAAGGCTACCTACCCCCCACACATAGACCTGCAGATTCTCGCTTTCCAAGACCGATATTTGCTCTAGAAGAATCCCGTGTAAGTACTCAAGGAGCTACTGTTTCCAGAGATTTTGAGCCCAGTGGAAAGATGATTGATCATGTCGTACATCCTATGCACGGAGTTTCTGCAATGAGTTCAAAGGAAAATACAGGAGCATTTCCTGTCCCTTCTTCATCTAGTTTCATTTTCAATGAGAAAGCAAAGGGGAGGTTTCCATTCCTGTCACAATCTGAAATCGATAAATTCAGCGATTGTGGTCTTCACTCCCAATTATTATGTCCACCCATGGACTTGATGGGTGGCTCATATCCCTTTCCGGAGTGGAAACAAAGAACAGTTACATATAGGGAAAGGTGTGCAGATGAGGACTTTGTTGGCTTGCCTCTCAATTCACATGGTGAGCTAATCCAGTTGAGGAAGTTGAATGCTACACCAGGGTCCTCCAATGGCTTGCCTACACAGAATTTTACCCACTTGACAAGTATCAGTAGCTTACCGACGCAGAATTTTACCCATGTAACAAATACAGGAGATTGTTCGACTGCATGCAACAAACATTTTTTGGAAAGAGAACTTCCAAGTGATCGGTTGAACTTCTTTCCTATGCAGAATTGTGTTAAACAGAATCCTAGGTCACATATTCGAGATTTGTTTGGTGCTACTTACTTGCAAAGTACTCAAAGAGCAGATATACATCAGTTTGATTTTGAGAGCGGAAGCAGCCACTCTTTTCGCCCAATTGTTTCAGACCGGAACCTGATGAATGTCTCTATCAGTGAAAGCGGACAATTTGACCAGGTGAAGAACCAAAAGATAGGTGGAATGATCTCTAAGGAAAATTCAGGCCACACACCATTGGGTGTGAATCAACCAACAATGCGGTTAATGGGAAAAGATGTGGCAATTGGTAAAAGTAGCAGAGAGATTCAAGGGTTTGAGGATGGAACATTGTGGACGGATAAGGAAATTATAGCAGAGCATTGTCCTTCAAGTACCGCCTTGGATACTCTGTCGTTGAACAGGAATTTCCAGCATAACTGGTTTCCATGCACAGCATCGGGGAAGTTGAAAGAACCTGCCGCACAGTCGTTTGAAATTCACAGAGAACATGCCCCACAGCAAAATTTAATGATGAAAGCTTCAGAGTCCAGATTTCCCCACGCTTACCGCAACTGGCAAAGCCATTCCATGTTTGAAAATGGCAGCCTTACCGCCAACAGAAGTCCAAGTTCTAATTTGATCCGTTTTGCTCAGATGCCCACTTCACCTGCAATGTTTAATGGGGCACCTAAATTCCGAGAGCAATTCTTGTCTGGAGCTGAATCTCTACAATCCCTACAGTTTGGCTCTCAACTACCGATATTATCTGCTCCTCCTAGTACCAGTGGGCATGGGGTTTTAAGACCTGCTGAACTCAATTACAAGCAGAATCCACCTCATTTTGCAAAATCATCATTCGGCTTCCCTTTCCTGAATCCTGAATGTAGAGACAATAATGTGGAGTCATCATGGTTTCAGAGCTCCTCTATGGGCATGCCCCCTTGGTTTTTACATGCAACACTGCAGGTAAACCCCCCAAATGCAGCTTCTCAATCTTTTCCAAATGTGGATAGCAGACACCATCAGCATATTATGCCGAGAGCTAACTTTTTTAAGGAGCATCATTCGTCGGAAATTTCTTATCCTTGCAATTTCATGACCTCTCATTCACAAGTGAGGGAGAATGCACCTACTCAGGCGACTGCAGTTATGCCTCCTCTTGCTCGAGCTGTTCAAGGAGTAAATCTACAACCAACATCTGGCACCGACATGGACAGAAACAGAATCAAGATCAAAGAcagattaaaaacaaaatctttCAGTATCAAAGACCCATATCCCTTCAAGAAAACCAAGAGACTGGCAGTGAAAGCTGTAGATTCAACAAAGGCTGCCAACATGTTGCGCTTAGAAACACAAGAAAAGTTGAGTGCTGCTGCAGGATCGTCAAGAGGGAACATTTTAGATGAAATGCAGTCTAATATGAGAGCACTTGACCTCGACTCAAGTTGGAAGAAAGCAAGCGATTTGGGTTGCAGCCAACACGACGTTCAAAAAGATGGATTCAAAACCTTTGGAGTTGAGTCTTCCAAAATGGATGGCGTTGTGAGAAGTACAGGCCCCATTAAACTTTGTGCAGGAGCAAAACACATCATAAAACCCACTCCAAATGTGGATCAGGATAACTCCAGGTCAATCCATTCAACAATCCCCTTTGTTGCAGTAACTAATGGTTTCAGAGAACCACAACCTCAGAAGAAAACAACAAAGATTTACAGGTTTTAG